The following proteins are co-located in the Neodiprion virginianus isolate iyNeoVirg1 chromosome 6, iyNeoVirg1.1, whole genome shotgun sequence genome:
- the LOC124307078 gene encoding 60S ribosomal protein L10a, which translates to MTSKVSRDTLYECVNSVIQNSQDKKRNFLETVEIQIGLKNYDPQKDKRFSGTVKLKNIPRPKMQVCVLGDQQHCDEAKAQNVPFMDAEALKKLNKNKKLVKKLAKKYDAFLASESLIKQIPRLLGPGLNKAGKFPGLLSHQESMTAKIDEVKATIKFQMKKVLCLSVAVGHVGMTPDELVQNVHLSVNFLVSLLKKHWQNVRSLHIKSSMGPPQRLY; encoded by the exons ATGAC GTCCAAAGTGTCACGTGACACGCTCTACGAGTGCGTGAATTCTGTTATACAGAATTCTCAAGACAAGAAGAGGAATTTTTTGGAAACTGTCGAGATTCAAATCGGTCTGAAGAACTATGACCCCCAAAAGGACAAGCGTTTCTCAGGCACTGTAAA ATTGAAGAACATCCCACGTCCCAAAATGCAGGTGTGTGTATTAGGAGATCAACAACATTGTGACGAAGCTAAGGCACAAAATGTACCTTTCATGGATGCTGAGGCACTTAAGAAATTgaacaagaacaaaaaactTGTCAAGAAACTAG CCAAAAAATACGATGCTTTTCTTGCCAGCGAGTCGTTGATCAAGCAGATTCCGCGTTTGTTGGGTCCAGGTTTGAACAAGGCTGGTAAATTCCCTGGTCTTCTCTCTCACCAGGAGTCTATGACCGCAAAAATTGACGAAGTCAAAGCAACCATCAAGTTCCAGATGAAGAAG GTGCTGTGTCTATCGGTTGCTGTTGGACACGTTGGTATGACACCCGACGAGCTCGTTCAGAACGTCCATCTGTCTGTGAACTTCCTGGTGTCTCTTCTGAAGAAGCACTGGCAGAATGTCCGCTCTCTTCACATTAAATCATCCATGGGACCACCACAGAGGCTGTactaa